A single genomic interval of Daucus carota subsp. sativus chromosome 1, DH1 v3.0, whole genome shotgun sequence harbors:
- the LOC108203031 gene encoding N-terminal acetyltransferase A complex catalytic subunit NAA10: MVCIRKATIDDLLAMQACNLFCLPENYQMKYYFYHILSWPQLLYVAEDYNGKIVGYVLAKMEEETSECHGHITSLAVLRTHRKLGLATKLMTAAQNAMEQVFGADYVSLHVRKSNRAAFNLYTETLGYKIHDVEAKYYADGEDAYDMRKVLKGKNFHGHGGHAHHHHGPGGCCSGDHKE, translated from the coding sequence ATGGTTTGCATAAGAAAAGCCACAATTGATGATCTTTTAGCAATGCAAGCTTGCAATCTCTTCTGCCTCCCTGAAAACTACCAAATGAAGTACTATTTCTACCACATTCTCTCCTGGCCTCAACTCCTCTACGTTGCAGAGGATTACAATGGCAAGATTGTCGGCTATGTTCTCGCCAAGATGGAGGAAGAGACCTCTGAGTGTCATGGCCACATCACTTCTCTTGCTGTTCTTAGGACTCATCGAAAACTTGGGTTGGCTACTAAGCTTATGACTGCTGCTCAGAATGCAATGGAGCAGGTCTTTGGGGCTGATTATGTGTCTTTACATGTTAGGAAGAGTAATCGGGCTGCGTTTAATTTGTATACGGAGACTCTGGGGTATAAGATTCATGATGTGGAGGCCAAGTATTATGCGGATGGCGAGGACGCGTATGATATGAGGAAGGTGTTGAAGGGGAAGAATTTTCATGGACATGGCGGGCATGCCCATCATCATCATGGGCCTGGTGGGTGTTGTTCTGGTGATCATAAGGAGTGA
- the LOC108203005 gene encoding protein PNS1 isoform X3, giving the protein MLLLERENEEAKENHHLHHLEEDDEDEEEGEQRDVERGFERNVNNHGPNPLREHQHQQNNHVPPPREPQMSRMQRLSATNPLRLVFNKGTRVPNATSRAPPKGPARVPNLNPSFQPPPPQFPHPPPPLHHPTPSPSVSVPRSTPTPQQSVISLNSRRYTNRISLFIFLVHLVAAIALVFFLVYKGVEGLVRAGDTRRKEKRLLQFFLPQAVAISFLSITLAFMWQFTVRLWPKIMVYLILWSSFLMALSAGILLICFQKPPTDGVGVALLMFSVCNGLYSCWVTPRINFCCKVLVKSLEPVSKFHDLNEPTYWMLGAGFVWMLVWTFAVIGALNFYFPPLVIIALVLSLAWTTEVMRNVANQTVSRVIALYYLRGMQSNTQFCFQRALSKNLGSACLGSLFVPAIEFLRIIARVLNLIEGEDEFMFSCAHCCLNVMETIFTYGNGWAYVQIAAYGKGFVQASQDTWELFKKLDMECVVDSDITSAICFLSGTCSGSICVIVVSAWTWSVHKSFTATLSLLAFFIGYLMTRIAMALPHACVSCYYVCYAENPKNLLFDKTIPERIEMLHDGRDLSVPTPRVPRRFTT; this is encoded by the exons ATGCTTCTTCTT gaaagagagaatgaagaAGCCAAGGAGAATCACCATCTTCATCATTTGGAGGAGgatgatgaggatgaagaaGAAGGTGAGCAAAGAGATGTGGAGAGGGGGTTTGAAAGGAATGTGAACAATCATGGTCCTAATCCTTTAAGAGAGCATCAACATCAGCAGAACAATCATGTTCCACCTCCAAGAGAGCCTCAGATGTCAAGAATGCAAAGATTGAGTGCTACTAATCCTTTAAGACTTGTCTTTAATAAAGGGACTAGAGTTCCTAATGCAACTAGTAGAGCTCCTCCTAAAGGTCCTGCTAGAGTGCCTAATCTTAATCCTTCTTTCCAGCCTCCTCCTCCTCAGTTTCCTCATCCTCCCCCTCCCCTTCATCATCCCACCCCCTCCCCTTCTGTTTCTGTTCCTCGCTCCACTCCTACACCTcag CAGTCTGTGATATCATTGAATTCAAGAAGATACACAAACAGAATATCTCTATTCATATTCCTGGTGCATCTGGTTGCAGCAATTGCACTAGTCTTCTTTCTTGTATACAAGGGTGTTGAAGGGCTAGTTAGAGCAGGAGATACaaggagaaaagaaaagaggCTCTTGCAGTTTTTTTTGCCCCAAGCTGTAGCTATTTCTTTTCTTAGCATTACGCTTGCATTCATGTGGCAATTTACTGTCAGATTGTGGCCTAAAATTATGGTTTATCTTATACTTTGGAGCTCTTTCTTGATGGCTCTTTCTGCcggaattttattaatttgctTCCAGAAGCCCCCCACAGATGGTGTTGGAGTAGCCCTTCTTATGTTCTCCGTTTGTAATGGCTTGTATTCTTGTTGGGTTACTCCCAGAATTAATTTTTGCTGCAAAGTCCTTGTTAAATCCCTTGAACCGGTGTCAAAGTTTCATGATTTAAACGAACCAACTTACTGGATGCTCGGGGCTGGATTTGTCTGGATGCTAGTGTGGACGTTTGCCGTTATTGGAGCATTGAATTTCTACTTTCCACCTCTGGTAATAATTGCATTGGTACTAAGCTTGGCTTGGACAACTGAAGTTATGAGGAATGTTGCTAATCAAACAGTTAGTAGAGTGATTGCTTTGTATTACCTTAGAGGAATGCAGTCCAATACTCAGTTTTGCTTCCAAAGGGCTTTGTCCAAAAATTTAGGAAGTGCTTGTCTTGGTTCCCTTTTTGTGCCTGCCATTGAATTTTTGAGGATTATTGCTCGAGTTCTAAATCTTATAGAGGGTGAAGACGAATTCATGTTCTCATGTGCTCACTGCTGTCTTAATGTCATGGAAACCATCTTTACATATGGCAACGGCTGGGCTTATGTACAG ATAGCCGCCTATGGGAAAGGATTTGTGCAGGCCTCGCAAGACACTTGGGAGCTCTTCAAGAAGCTTGATATGGAATGCGTTGTGGATTCTGATATCACCAGCGCAATCTGCTTCCTCTCTGGAACCTGCAGTGGCTCAATATGTGTTATTGTCGTGTCTGCTTGGACATGGTCGGTACACAAAAGCTTCACAGCTACCCTCTCTCTTCTCGCCTTCTTCATTGGTTATTTAATG ACTAGAATCGCCATGGCATTGCCTCACGCCTGTGTCAGCTGTTACTACGTCTGCTATGCTGAGAATCCAAAAAACCTGCTATTCGACAAAACAATACCAGAACGGATCGAAATGCTTCATGATGGTCGTGACTTATCTGTGCCAACACCTCGAGTCCCACGGAGGTTCACAACATAA
- the LOC108203005 gene encoding protein PNS1 isoform X1 produces MGAAEHVRNERENEEAKENHHLHHLEEDDEDEEEGEQRDVERGFERNVNNHGPNPLREHQHQQNNHVPPPREPQMSRMQRLSATNPLRLVFNKGTRVPNATSRAPPKGPARVPNLNPSFQPPPPQFPHPPPPLHHPTPSPSVSVPRSTPTPQQSVISLNSRRYTNRISLFIFLVHLVAAIALVFFLVYKGVEGLVRAGDTRRKEKRLLQFFLPQAVAISFLSITLAFMWQFTVRLWPKIMVYLILWSSFLMALSAGILLICFQKPPTDGVGVALLMFSVCNGLYSCWVTPRINFCCKVLVKSLEPVSKFHDLNEPTYWMLGAGFVWMLVWTFAVIGALNFYFPPLVIIALVLSLAWTTEVMRNVANQTVSRVIALYYLRGMQSNTQFCFQRALSKNLGSACLGSLFVPAIEFLRIIARVLNLIEGEDEFMFSCAHCCLNVMETIFTYGNGWAYVQIAAYGKGFVQASQDTWELFKKLDMECVVDSDITSAICFLSGTCSGSICVIVVSAWTWSVHKSFTATLSLLAFFIGYLMTRIAMALPHACVSCYYVCYAENPKNLLFDKTIPERIEMLHDGRDLSVPTPRVPRRFTT; encoded by the exons ATGGGTGCTGCAGAACATGTAAGAAAT gaaagagagaatgaagaAGCCAAGGAGAATCACCATCTTCATCATTTGGAGGAGgatgatgaggatgaagaaGAAGGTGAGCAAAGAGATGTGGAGAGGGGGTTTGAAAGGAATGTGAACAATCATGGTCCTAATCCTTTAAGAGAGCATCAACATCAGCAGAACAATCATGTTCCACCTCCAAGAGAGCCTCAGATGTCAAGAATGCAAAGATTGAGTGCTACTAATCCTTTAAGACTTGTCTTTAATAAAGGGACTAGAGTTCCTAATGCAACTAGTAGAGCTCCTCCTAAAGGTCCTGCTAGAGTGCCTAATCTTAATCCTTCTTTCCAGCCTCCTCCTCCTCAGTTTCCTCATCCTCCCCCTCCCCTTCATCATCCCACCCCCTCCCCTTCTGTTTCTGTTCCTCGCTCCACTCCTACACCTcag CAGTCTGTGATATCATTGAATTCAAGAAGATACACAAACAGAATATCTCTATTCATATTCCTGGTGCATCTGGTTGCAGCAATTGCACTAGTCTTCTTTCTTGTATACAAGGGTGTTGAAGGGCTAGTTAGAGCAGGAGATACaaggagaaaagaaaagaggCTCTTGCAGTTTTTTTTGCCCCAAGCTGTAGCTATTTCTTTTCTTAGCATTACGCTTGCATTCATGTGGCAATTTACTGTCAGATTGTGGCCTAAAATTATGGTTTATCTTATACTTTGGAGCTCTTTCTTGATGGCTCTTTCTGCcggaattttattaatttgctTCCAGAAGCCCCCCACAGATGGTGTTGGAGTAGCCCTTCTTATGTTCTCCGTTTGTAATGGCTTGTATTCTTGTTGGGTTACTCCCAGAATTAATTTTTGCTGCAAAGTCCTTGTTAAATCCCTTGAACCGGTGTCAAAGTTTCATGATTTAAACGAACCAACTTACTGGATGCTCGGGGCTGGATTTGTCTGGATGCTAGTGTGGACGTTTGCCGTTATTGGAGCATTGAATTTCTACTTTCCACCTCTGGTAATAATTGCATTGGTACTAAGCTTGGCTTGGACAACTGAAGTTATGAGGAATGTTGCTAATCAAACAGTTAGTAGAGTGATTGCTTTGTATTACCTTAGAGGAATGCAGTCCAATACTCAGTTTTGCTTCCAAAGGGCTTTGTCCAAAAATTTAGGAAGTGCTTGTCTTGGTTCCCTTTTTGTGCCTGCCATTGAATTTTTGAGGATTATTGCTCGAGTTCTAAATCTTATAGAGGGTGAAGACGAATTCATGTTCTCATGTGCTCACTGCTGTCTTAATGTCATGGAAACCATCTTTACATATGGCAACGGCTGGGCTTATGTACAG ATAGCCGCCTATGGGAAAGGATTTGTGCAGGCCTCGCAAGACACTTGGGAGCTCTTCAAGAAGCTTGATATGGAATGCGTTGTGGATTCTGATATCACCAGCGCAATCTGCTTCCTCTCTGGAACCTGCAGTGGCTCAATATGTGTTATTGTCGTGTCTGCTTGGACATGGTCGGTACACAAAAGCTTCACAGCTACCCTCTCTCTTCTCGCCTTCTTCATTGGTTATTTAATG ACTAGAATCGCCATGGCATTGCCTCACGCCTGTGTCAGCTGTTACTACGTCTGCTATGCTGAGAATCCAAAAAACCTGCTATTCGACAAAACAATACCAGAACGGATCGAAATGCTTCATGATGGTCGTGACTTATCTGTGCCAACACCTCGAGTCCCACGGAGGTTCACAACATAA
- the LOC108203005 gene encoding protein PNS1 isoform X2 → MGAAEHERENEEAKENHHLHHLEEDDEDEEEGEQRDVERGFERNVNNHGPNPLREHQHQQNNHVPPPREPQMSRMQRLSATNPLRLVFNKGTRVPNATSRAPPKGPARVPNLNPSFQPPPPQFPHPPPPLHHPTPSPSVSVPRSTPTPQQSVISLNSRRYTNRISLFIFLVHLVAAIALVFFLVYKGVEGLVRAGDTRRKEKRLLQFFLPQAVAISFLSITLAFMWQFTVRLWPKIMVYLILWSSFLMALSAGILLICFQKPPTDGVGVALLMFSVCNGLYSCWVTPRINFCCKVLVKSLEPVSKFHDLNEPTYWMLGAGFVWMLVWTFAVIGALNFYFPPLVIIALVLSLAWTTEVMRNVANQTVSRVIALYYLRGMQSNTQFCFQRALSKNLGSACLGSLFVPAIEFLRIIARVLNLIEGEDEFMFSCAHCCLNVMETIFTYGNGWAYVQIAAYGKGFVQASQDTWELFKKLDMECVVDSDITSAICFLSGTCSGSICVIVVSAWTWSVHKSFTATLSLLAFFIGYLMTRIAMALPHACVSCYYVCYAENPKNLLFDKTIPERIEMLHDGRDLSVPTPRVPRRFTT, encoded by the exons ATGGGTGCTGCAGAACAT gaaagagagaatgaagaAGCCAAGGAGAATCACCATCTTCATCATTTGGAGGAGgatgatgaggatgaagaaGAAGGTGAGCAAAGAGATGTGGAGAGGGGGTTTGAAAGGAATGTGAACAATCATGGTCCTAATCCTTTAAGAGAGCATCAACATCAGCAGAACAATCATGTTCCACCTCCAAGAGAGCCTCAGATGTCAAGAATGCAAAGATTGAGTGCTACTAATCCTTTAAGACTTGTCTTTAATAAAGGGACTAGAGTTCCTAATGCAACTAGTAGAGCTCCTCCTAAAGGTCCTGCTAGAGTGCCTAATCTTAATCCTTCTTTCCAGCCTCCTCCTCCTCAGTTTCCTCATCCTCCCCCTCCCCTTCATCATCCCACCCCCTCCCCTTCTGTTTCTGTTCCTCGCTCCACTCCTACACCTcag CAGTCTGTGATATCATTGAATTCAAGAAGATACACAAACAGAATATCTCTATTCATATTCCTGGTGCATCTGGTTGCAGCAATTGCACTAGTCTTCTTTCTTGTATACAAGGGTGTTGAAGGGCTAGTTAGAGCAGGAGATACaaggagaaaagaaaagaggCTCTTGCAGTTTTTTTTGCCCCAAGCTGTAGCTATTTCTTTTCTTAGCATTACGCTTGCATTCATGTGGCAATTTACTGTCAGATTGTGGCCTAAAATTATGGTTTATCTTATACTTTGGAGCTCTTTCTTGATGGCTCTTTCTGCcggaattttattaatttgctTCCAGAAGCCCCCCACAGATGGTGTTGGAGTAGCCCTTCTTATGTTCTCCGTTTGTAATGGCTTGTATTCTTGTTGGGTTACTCCCAGAATTAATTTTTGCTGCAAAGTCCTTGTTAAATCCCTTGAACCGGTGTCAAAGTTTCATGATTTAAACGAACCAACTTACTGGATGCTCGGGGCTGGATTTGTCTGGATGCTAGTGTGGACGTTTGCCGTTATTGGAGCATTGAATTTCTACTTTCCACCTCTGGTAATAATTGCATTGGTACTAAGCTTGGCTTGGACAACTGAAGTTATGAGGAATGTTGCTAATCAAACAGTTAGTAGAGTGATTGCTTTGTATTACCTTAGAGGAATGCAGTCCAATACTCAGTTTTGCTTCCAAAGGGCTTTGTCCAAAAATTTAGGAAGTGCTTGTCTTGGTTCCCTTTTTGTGCCTGCCATTGAATTTTTGAGGATTATTGCTCGAGTTCTAAATCTTATAGAGGGTGAAGACGAATTCATGTTCTCATGTGCTCACTGCTGTCTTAATGTCATGGAAACCATCTTTACATATGGCAACGGCTGGGCTTATGTACAG ATAGCCGCCTATGGGAAAGGATTTGTGCAGGCCTCGCAAGACACTTGGGAGCTCTTCAAGAAGCTTGATATGGAATGCGTTGTGGATTCTGATATCACCAGCGCAATCTGCTTCCTCTCTGGAACCTGCAGTGGCTCAATATGTGTTATTGTCGTGTCTGCTTGGACATGGTCGGTACACAAAAGCTTCACAGCTACCCTCTCTCTTCTCGCCTTCTTCATTGGTTATTTAATG ACTAGAATCGCCATGGCATTGCCTCACGCCTGTGTCAGCTGTTACTACGTCTGCTATGCTGAGAATCCAAAAAACCTGCTATTCGACAAAACAATACCAGAACGGATCGAAATGCTTCATGATGGTCGTGACTTATCTGTGCCAACACCTCGAGTCCCACGGAGGTTCACAACATAA